The genomic window TTGATTAGCTGTGCTTTGTGGATTCCTCCATGCGGTTTACCCCATGGGAgtgacagaagtttgacattattttatgcaaataattagtCAAAACTCTGTAAAtcttcatcggattcctacgaaacttggtactgagatccactGTAATAAGCCcattaagtgtgccaaattttatcCCGATTGAAGCACTTTCTGGATTTTCAAAAACAAGGCTTTGAGGCTTActatttcttcttatctacagatcaTAACTGCTACAGGAACAATGATATATCATGCAAGTAATGCAGAAAATTACCTACTCATCCCGGACAGTTGCCAACAAAGAGAGAAAACCATTAGTATTATTGATGGAAAAAAAAACTATTTAGATAAGGGTGTCCTCGGACACAAACATTATTTGTTTTACATGCATGAaggccataataattattaagttGCATTATACGTATGTATTTATTCCACTATAGTGATTTGTATGAAGATGAATTCCTTAGGTATGCATGCATGAttgtaaaatattttattttgcagtgactgttctatcagaatatctaaaattttcatgcaaatGTGTACTCAACTTTAAAAAAAAGCAAACTCTGCATTTTTTTTACTGGGATATAATTTCCAGCCTGAtgtatcacaagttttgttagcatagcacttatgaTAATTATGGTGATGATGATTGGTGTGAGTCGGTCATACTAATCTGTTTGCAGACCGCCTGGGGGCGAGACTAAGTTACTACTACCAATGTATCACTGATCGATATGAAAATGGCTCTGATGTGATGAAATAGTTACTAGGCTGAGCCTCAAAGTTTTACAGCAATAGTACGGtgctaatactctaatagagcacacatttttgctTTCATTGAAATCaactaatagaacacacatagattaTTCTACAATGTAGAtgttctattggtagatctaagTTTTGTATAtttaagctagaattttcatttataaggtagaaattaagtgaagtgatcagccaagatagcagtggttcagtgttaaggatgcaggtgttaggtatggaggtccttggttaGAACTCTGGTAAGTGTTTTCAACATTTTAAGTACCCCACAGTGACTGCTCCCCGCTACTTTACACTGGTTTGGTTTTTTTggttttataactttgtagcttgAAGTATGTTGCCATTTAAACAATCAAAacgcactgctatgatgatcaggcTATGTACACATGAATTTTCAAGTAATTCCTCTACTCAGTTTACCCCGTAGCCTTGACAAAAGTATCatctttttatgtgaataaatgctcataactctttggatatttatcagattcacaGTAAATTTGGTATGCAAATTCACCTTCATACGCTCTTCATTCCAACCAAGAAATCAATGCAATTCAGTTAcatatttgtgttttatagcaatttttgcaaagtgtgcaaaaataaatgAAAGACCGCATAGTCCCCCTGTAGtctaagaagaaaaaaacaaagaaattaaaatgaaactttgaatgcccacatCTTGCAAATGGCTCTTGCAAGtgtaatcaaatttgctgtgtggcctaccatACCTGGTgtacagctataatgcaaaaatgttGTGTTTTGCACCACggagctatgcatgtgaaaaaagctgttttctttcttcctgtcaatatgttCGTGGTGTGGTGCGTTGGTATACTTGGCTGCACAATGGCACAaatggtgacactaggtggggtaacttagttcttacagtatacaaataattatacatCTGATTCAGTAGAAGTCTATTCACTGTACTACAtagagaaggttaaatgaacactgcaaAGTActgtggcttacttgttatgaattAAGCAATGAATATaactgtttatttatttatttattttttaatacTGTTGTTACCAATCGAGTGATCACTTGTTTCtactagtgctgtacacctacaaaagttttgtcaccagttaattgcctaccaataatcggcaataactggttaattggtttgagtgtatattggcagacataatatgCACTTAACAAGTCTGCTGGAAGGTGTTAGTAtagtaccaaagtgaccatcaatatctaataacagttattacaatcacatatttacacatgctttgagattatgttgtgatgttaacacttgtcagcaggggtaatttatggtttaccaatcGGGTGAGCAATAACCTACTTAAAGGTATCTTCACTAGTTATTAGGAAACACTGGTTAATAACCAGTTATTTATTTGCACACCAGTGTACAGCACTAGTTTCTACCACAATAATAATGATACACTTCTCTGTTACAAATAGCTGTCAGCAGTGTTAAGGTATAACAACTACTTGAGGaatctaaataagttagaccacagaggtctaagtaatttagtaacgtGATGGTTCTGTAATTTGATAACTTGATGGCCCTGTATCATGGCACCTGAGCGAAGCAAAGGTGCTACTAAAGGGCCatcaggttactaaattacatACTTTAGTCTtaagtctaactattatgtaaatTGCATGATATTGTGCTAGGTGAGCTATGTGCTTCAGCTCAAATTATATTATTACTGCAGTTTCATACCACATGTCACACAATCGTATTGTCAATATATGTACCATAATATATCATAGCAATTATATTTACTTTCACAGTGCAAGAGAACAGGGCACAACTAAAAGATTTACAGAGTCTTGTTAGCCCACATTATGCTGTTGCTTGGAAAGAAATAGGTGAGGAGTTACGTGTGCCACTTGGAACTCTTAATGCTCTGCAAAAGGACCATCCAAATAGTAGTGAGATCTGTTGTGATAAAATGTTAGAAGAGTTGTGTAATTTGCATGCTACTGTCCAGTGAAGTACTGTAATAAAAGCACTGAATTCTCCCAAGGTCTTGGCTGTAATGAACAGCTTTACAAATCTATATTTTATTCTGCAATATAGTGAAACTGTGATGTTAGAGGCAGTCAATATAGTGGCTAATCGTTTGCAAGAATATTCTAAGGAAACCAGGCATAAGGTATCACAGAAAGACTTGCCTCCATTTCAACCTAAACATTTTACTAGTGTTGTAATCATCCATCACAAAAAGAGCCACAGTAGAAAGGAAGAAATTGAGTTCATAGCAAATATTCAGCATAAGGGTAAAATTAATCCAACAAAACAACTTGATGATGTTGGTGTAGCTCAAACAGTCAAAGACTTTTCAGAAGTATTTACTAAATTTAATGGTACTAATGACTTTCCTACTGCTGTACTAATCGAAGGAGCACCTGGAATTGGAAAAACTACCCTGTGCAAAGAAATAATGTTTCAGTGGTCTAGTCAAAATCTATTGCAgtgcaaaaaaattatgttTTCGGTATTTTTACGTGATCCTATAGCTCAGTGTCTGCAATCTCTGCAAGACTTTGTTGGGTATTGTTGTAAATTCACGGAAAAAATCAATTCTATAATTGAAGAATACATCAGTTTTACTGCTGGAAAAGATATTGTTGTAATATTGGATGGTTACGATGAACTTCCTGAAAATATTCGGAATAACTCTGGATTATTTTTGGTAAAACTGATTAATCAAAACTGTGTTGAGTTACTGAAGTGCACTGTGGTAATCACATCACGTCTGAGTGTGTCTGCTGAATTACATGGTATTGTTGATCGTAGGGTAGAAATAATGGGATTTACAGAAAATAACAGAAAGGAATACATTATGCAAGCATTAGAAAATGATAGTGAAAATGTAGAAAAACTGTTAAAATACTTGGAAAAGAATCCTACAATTAATGCATATTGTTATATTCCGTTAAACATGACCATTTTGTTGTCTCTGTTTACTGAAGGAAGAAAAGAAGCTGTTGAATTACCTACTACACAAACAGAAATTAACAAAACTTTTATTTATGTGACTATATCTCGGTCTATCaaaaaaacacaaaaagaaCCATTAGACTGCAGCATTGCTAACTTTGAAGATATACCAGCAAAATATAATAAAAATTTTTATGAATTGTGTCAACTAGCATATAATGCTTTACATGATGACAAAATTGTTTTCTCAAAGAATGAAGTTCAAAAGTTTTGCAAGCATTTAGCTTGCTCAAACGACTGGAGTGGATTGGGTTTACTTAAAGCTGTTGAGTTTTTTAATGCCAAAGATGGTGTTAATGtttcattaaattttttacATTTGTCTCTTCAAGAAACTTTAGCTGCTTATCACATAACTTTGTTGCCTAAAAATCGACAAATTAATTTGCTAAAAGAAACTTCTTTAAATACCAGATATTTCAATACACGGATTATGTATGTTGGATTGACCAAAGGTCAGTCTTTTGCATTTAAACATTTTTTGTCAGGGAATCGATTGCAGGTTTCTACTTTGTTTTCTTTATGGCTTTACAAAAGTGCTGGAATATCAGACGAACTCATTGGTAATAAAGTACTATGTCTTCATTTGTTTCAGTGTTTTTCTGAGGCTGAAAATGACGACATGTGTCGATATGTTGGTAGTTTATTAAGAGATGGAGAAATTGATCTCAGTGGTCAAACACTGAGTGCAGTAAACATTCACACACTTGGTTTGTTTTTGGGTAGATCTTCTATAAAGCAGTGGAAGTTATTGAATTTATCAAATTGTTATTTAGGAATGCAAGAAATTGAGCAGCTGTGCACATTCtgtagtactgtacatattgatCATTTAAATGTGTCTTACAATAACCTTACACAGTCCTCAACTGATATGCTTACTAAAATGTTTTTTACTTGCAAGGTCAAGCAAGTTATAATGCATTCTGAGGATGATAACAGaaaacaatataatattattaatcacaGTATAAGACAATATTCTGCACACATAATGGTGCCACTTCAAACTAAAATTTTTGTTACAGATGGGTCCATTCTTGTAATCTGTAAGTATAGCTACACAgatattattgcaatattgtTATCTGAAAATTATTTAAGTATTCATTTGTTTTCATGTCAGCTAGGGAGTACATCTAATGATAGAGTTTCAGTAGCTTTGCGTTTGAGTGAGAGTAGTAAAAACATTTACTTGTACAATTGTGAAACATCTTTCATAGATGTCTTAGAAACCGTTATGATTAGTGAAGTTACCTTTTTCCATTTCATGGAGGAGAACAACACATCATTTAGAGAAATTAGATGTGCTGTAGAGGAGATAGCACAGTTTTCCATAACTCTTGGAGAAGATGTGTTACCATTACATGTCTGCAATATGACTGAAAGACCTTTCCAAGAAGTGGAGGAGTTTGTTCAAAGTACTACTCATGGCAGTTTTGTGTTTAGACAATACTGCTATCAGGACATCCAAAAAATTCTCTCGTATTTTCATTTACGAAAGAATGTCAGTCACTTTATTTTTAGAAAGTGTTTTTATTCATTCAAATCACCTGTAATAGTAGTTCAATCATTGCAGCATCAGaagttgttttgttgtgtatTACAAAACCAAGACCTGTGCAATATAGTAACTGTTTCAAAGTTACTTCAACATGTTATTTTAAGTGGCAACAGCATATCTAACAAAGGTGCGAAAATACTAGCTGATGGCATCAGTGATATGACAAAGTTACAACATCTTGAACTAGAAAGATGTAATTTACATGAGGATGGACTCATATCAATTTGTAATGCCATTAACAATAGAAAGTTGCAAACATTAACATTAAACCACAATATTATAACTGATAAGGTTGCAAATGAACTAGCACAAATTATCTCTAGGAACTCTTGTATCGAAGTTCTTCACCTGAGTAGGTGCTCACTGCAATACAATGGGATCAAAGCAATTCTTTTGGAATTGGCCAAGCTTAAATGTTTGAAAGTGTTTGATGTAAGtcataacaaaattaatgaccaAGGTCTTAATTTAAGTACTGTCATTGCTGCTAATACTCATTTAGAACAATTGGATCTGTCCTATTGTGAATTCAAAGCAAATGATATAATAGAAATGTTTAAGGAGAACACAGTGAATATAAAATCCTTTAACTTTAGTGGTAATCACATCACTGAAACTGCAACTGGTAGCATGATTCAGCGGTTTAGCAATTCTACTTCTTTGCAAAATCTTTCATTATCAAATTGTTATATGTGTGAAACTACACTAGTTGAGATTTTAAAGAATGTAAAACATTCATTAAAACATCTTGATCTTAGTTTTAATGTAATAACTGATAAAGCAGCCAAATCAGTAGCAGATGTAATTCACAAAAACACAGACTTGGAGCATTTGAACTTGACTAATTGTTATGTGCAAGAAAATGGACTTTATTTGATATTGAAGTCACTCAGAACAGCTTGTAATTTGAAATTTATAGACCTAAAATCTAATCCTATGAATAATAATTTGGCTGGTGAACTAGCTGACTATATATCAAATAACCATTTACTTAATCATCTTTCACTTTCCAACTGTGCACTACAAGAGGAAGGATTTCTCAAAATAGCTGATGCTCTTAAAAAGATGAATGTGTTGATTTATTTTGACATCAGTTCAAATAATATTACAAGTGAAGTGGGGAATAAACTGATAGATGTGTTTGGTGAAAATTCTAAACTAAAGCACCTTGATATATCAGAGTGCCAGTGGAACATTTCAATGATTTTATGTACTAACATGACTAGTTTAAAGTGTCTTAACTGCAGTGGTTGCAAAATGGATGATGAACAGGCTGCATACTTGTCCTGCTTAATAACCATTAATACCAATCTGGAGCAGTTGACCTTAGTGAACTGTGCATTAAAACCTGCTGGACTTCTAAAAGTATTTAATGCGTTAAAAGaattttgtactgtaagttaTCTTGATATAAGTAACAATCAAATGACTCCTAAGGTCATTGAAGAACTGGCAGAGGTTATACATTGGAAGCAAATAGAGCACTTGGGCATGTCACATTgtttacaaggagaaaacaGTTCAGTTGTACTAACTGCTATTGCTAATAGTGTTACACTTCAGTACCTTGACCTCAGCTATAATGACATCAGTGATCATGAAGGAAATTTGGTAGCATCTGCTATTATTGCTAATAACAATTTGCATCATATAAATCTTGCTAATAACAAGTTCACTACTAATGGTATCAAGATTATCCTTAATGCTACGGCCTCAATAGATTTAATTCATCACAGTAATATAGATTCATACAGCATTACTGATGAATTAACTAGAGATCTTGAAGCAGTGACTGTTAGTAATAGTGGATTAGAGAGTATAGCACTTGATGAATATGTGATTCAGGACATTAAGGAACCTTTATCAGCATGTATCTCCAAGCTTGTAGTAAACAAATTGTGCGTAAATAAACACATTGCTGATAATGAAAATATGGATTTGACAGACAACTTTAAGGGTAACTCCATGTTGAAAAATAATGAAGTTTTCGTAGTGTGTGAAATAGTGAACACTACTGCAACTTTAGTTCAAATCAATTTAAGTCACACCAATATTTCTGATCAATCTGCAGAAATTCTAGTAAGCGGAATCAAGAAAAACTGTGGTATACAACATCTTGAACTTGCTAGTTGCAGTCTTCATGAAGAAGGCCTCAAGCTGATTATTGATGTCATCAAAGACAGGAATATACGGACACTTAATTTAAGCTATAACAGTATTAGTGATTATATAGCATGTGAATTGGCAAGTGTGATCATGACGAAACATTGTATAGAAATTTTGCAGATGAAGAGATGTAGACTGAAGCATACAGGAATCCAAAAAATTATTGCAGCATTGAAAAAAATTAACAGTTTGCAGAATCTTAATTTAAGCTACAACAAAATGGCTGGTATAACTCCCAATATAACTGCTGTCTTTGCTGCTAATATTCATCTCAAAATTTTAGACTTTTCACATTGTGAACTACACAAATTGATTATCAAGTCAAATACCTCAAACATTAAAGTGCTCAATGTAAATGGTAACAACATTAATAGTTTGAcagatattaattttatttgtaaAAGTGTTTGCTTACACACGCTGTGCTTGTCCAACTGTATTTCAAGTCAGATTGTGTCTTTTGAAGTGCTAGCAATGGTGAAGAATTCATTAAAACATCTTGATCTTAGTTTTAATGTAATAACTGATAAATCAGCCAAATCAGTAGCAGATGTAATTCACAACAACCCTGACTTAGAACATTTGAACTTGTCTAATTGTAAATTACAGGAAAAAGGATTAACCTTAATATTGAGAGCAGCTAAAAATGCTAGTCATTTGAAGTACATTAATCTTGAAgctaatagagttaatgatgtattAACTGGTGAGATTTCATCATTATTTTCAAATAATAAGTCACTGAGCTATGTTTCACTTTGTAAGTGTATGAAACAAGAGGCAGGATTTCTTAACATAGCTGATTCTCTTGTAAATACTAATTTAATTCATTTAGAAATCAGCTTTAATATCATTACGAATAGCACTGCAACCATACTAGCTTGCAGTATATCATTTCATCAATCCAAGCTTAA from Dysidea avara chromosome 2, odDysAvar1.4, whole genome shotgun sequence includes these protein-coding regions:
- the LOC136248024 gene encoding protein NLRC3-like; this encodes MLEAVNIVANRLQEYSKETRHKVSQKDLPPFQPKHFTSVVIIHHKKSHSRKEEIEFIANIQHKGKINPTKQLDDVGVAQTVKDFSEVFTKFNGTNDFPTAVLIEGAPGIGKTTLCKEIMFQWSSQNLLQCKKIMFSVFLRDPIAQCLQSLQDFVGYCCKFTEKINSIIEEYISFTAGKDIVVILDGYDELPENIRNNSGLFLVKLINQNCVELLKCTVVITSRLSVSAELHGIVDRRVEIMGFTENNRKEYIMQALENDSENVEKLLKYLEKNPTINAYCYIPLNMTILLSLFTEGRKEAVELPTTQTEINKTFIYVTISRSIKKTQKEPLDCSIANFEDIPAKYNKNFYELCQLAYNALHDDKIVFSKNEVQKFCKHLACSNDWSGLGLLKAVEFFNAKDGCFSEAENDDMCRYVGSLLRDGEIDLSGQTLSAVNIHTLDVLETVMISEVTFFHFMEENNTSFREIRCAVEEIAQFSITLGEDVLPLHVCNMTERPFQEVEEFVQKQLDLSYCEFKANDIIEMFKENTVNIKSFNFSGNHITETATGSMIQRFSNSTSLQNLSLSNCYMCETTLVEILKNVKHSLKHLDLSFNVITDKAAKSVADVIHKNTDLEHLNLTNCYVQENGLYLILKSLRTACNLKFIDLKSNPMNNNLAGELADYISNNHLLNHLSLSNCALQEEGFLKIADALKKMNVLIYFDISSNNITSEVGNKLIDVFGENSKLKHLDISECQWNISMILCTNMTSLKCLNCSGCKMDDEQAAYLSCLITINTNLEQLTLVNCALKPAGLLKVFNALKEFCTVSYLDISNNQMTPKVIEELAEVIHWKQIEHLGMSHCLQGENSSVVLTAIANSVTLQYLDLSYNDISDHEGNLVASAIIANNNLHHINLANNKFTTNGIKIILNATASIDLIHHSNIDSYSITDELTRDLEAVTVSNSGLESIALDEYVIQDIKEPLSACISKLVVNKLCVNKHIADNENMDLTDNFKVLAMVKNSLKHLDLSFNVITDKSAKSVADVIHNNPDLEHLNLSNCKLQEKGLTLILRAAKNASHLKYINLEANRVNDVLTVYETRGRIS